In a genomic window of Candidatus Competibacteraceae bacterium:
- a CDS encoding alpha/beta hydrolase, with product MARPPSGACRMAMTSHHYRALGPHGFHRVHYTEWGNPANSRVLFCVHGLTRTGRDFDFLAAALERDYRVICPDVVGRGRSDWLQDKADYTYPVYVNDMATLLARTDAERVDWVGTSMGGLIGMFLASYPGTPIHKLLVNDVGPRIPAAGLKRIADYVGRVVTFDSIDDMDRALRIFSAVFGKLTDAQWRHMIVHSARQLDDGRYTTDYDPGIADIFKTMELQDIDLWSVWDAIRCPTLVLRGAQSDVLDHADAVTMTERGPRAKLIEFPGMGHAPALMSDDQIAVVRDWLLAD from the coding sequence ATGGCTCGACCACCATCAGGAGCTTGTCGTATGGCCATGACCTCCCACCATTATCGCGCCCTCGGCCCTCACGGCTTCCATCGGGTTCACTACACCGAATGGGGCAACCCCGCAAATTCCAGGGTATTGTTCTGCGTGCATGGCTTGACTCGCACCGGCCGCGATTTCGACTTTCTCGCCGCCGCGCTGGAACGAGACTATCGGGTAATCTGTCCGGACGTGGTGGGGCGCGGCAGGAGCGATTGGTTGCAGGATAAGGCCGATTACACCTATCCGGTCTATGTCAACGACATGGCCACGCTGCTGGCGCGGACCGACGCCGAGCGGGTCGATTGGGTCGGCACTTCGATGGGAGGGCTGATCGGGATGTTTCTGGCCAGTTATCCGGGAACGCCCATTCACAAACTGCTGGTCAACGATGTCGGCCCCCGCATCCCCGCCGCCGGCCTGAAACGGATCGCCGATTATGTCGGGCGGGTGGTCACTTTCGACAGCATCGACGACATGGACCGCGCGCTGCGCATTTTTTCCGCCGTGTTCGGCAAACTGACCGACGCGCAATGGCGGCACATGATCGTCCACAGCGCCCGCCAACTGGACGATGGCCGCTATACCACCGACTATGACCCCGGCATCGCCGACATTTTCAAAACGATGGAGTTGCAAGATATCGACCTGTGGTCGGTCTGGGACGCCATCCGCTGTCCGACCTTGGTGCTGCGCGGCGCGCAGTCGGACGTGCTGGATCATGCCGACGCCGTGACCATGACCGAGCGCGGCCCGCGGGCCAAGTTAATCGAGTTTCCCGGCATGGGCCATGCGCCGGCGCTGATGTCCGACGATCAGATCGCGGTGGTGCGCGATTGGCTGTTGGCGGACTGA
- a CDS encoding response regulator: protein MRSTGRIEADRSRFRTALYLAFGGIAIILIVAVGLAFYTSDQLGRAVERTTQEILPETLAALRLSERSALLVALAPTLASAGDQDQLQQRARQLDELIGEISRHITRLQRRVDPNVIAIVRERVAFLAITLQTLKATNADRITLDDRQKALLAEIGKAHNDLNDTVSPIVYGVTSLNQLLAKRAMRQQVAIIREVEESHLQQILAAVELHRAIGRHLIESRGPSQGDAFSGRPSSGSIRETFDRLELLQGADQDQDFRGLAAAAKLFFEQQPPFPEREKRTGEFESALGRYLESARPDLSQHLRSTLDRMQTVMVSLIEHILRDLGYALDIRSEGNLLFAVLATATEANDANNLMQLQDRFKRSRESFRIAAEIFRSSELAGRNPVLADNVAAVEKRVSGFGEGEQGVFATRQAVLNLKEQIQRLLTDSRRIAKAVTDQIDTLVSRVQAETEGLQAALVTRQQAQRWALIWVCGGGLLLAGLIAYWTGRVLDRHESELHTARELADRASQIKSMFLANMSHEIRTPMNGVLGMLNLLQRTPLDAGQHRYLKTAQSSAKNLLGVINDILDVSKLESGRLSLERIEFDLQQHLEDVTGLLAGEAQHKGLELVCVIAAGTPRHVCGDPIRLHQVLANLLGNALKFTEWGEVVLWVEPAGEAGLCFRVRDTGIGMTAAQQAHIFDPFVQADGSTTRKYGGTGLGLTISRQLVALMDSTLTVQSAPEQGSEFSFVVKLETASTARSKLEPPPWSDRRVLVVDDSAATCQALSETLQAWGMRPTVAQDGVTAWRELRQGLTAGQPYQLVLLDRRMPVMDGLALARAIRAEPVLQAVQLIVLGEEEALEPQVTIDGWLSKPVRRLELHDLLARLSGVEPEEDSAGSIPATEASSSVDSERPLRGKGVLLVEDNVVNQLIGKEILLQMGLKVDVAENGRKALQALEDKAYDLVLMDCQMPEMDGYEATRMIRQWEQAEQRTRLPIIALTAHAMPGDREKCLETGMDDYLIKPFQLEEIKRLLKRWLATR from the coding sequence ATGCGGAGCACCGGCCGGATCGAAGCCGATCGGAGTCGCTTTAGGACCGCGCTCTATCTGGCGTTTGGCGGTATTGCGATCATCCTGATCGTCGCGGTCGGTTTGGCGTTTTACACGTCGGATCAACTGGGTCGGGCGGTGGAGCGCACGACCCAAGAAATTTTGCCCGAGACCCTGGCCGCCTTGCGGTTGTCGGAGCGCAGCGCGCTGCTGGTCGCGCTGGCCCCGACACTGGCCAGCGCCGGCGATCAGGATCAATTGCAGCAACGAGCTCGCCAACTGGACGAGCTTATCGGCGAGATCAGCCGCCACATCACGCGCTTGCAGAGGCGCGTCGATCCGAACGTGATCGCCATAGTGCGCGAACGGGTGGCCTTTCTGGCGATCACCCTGCAAACCCTCAAGGCGACCAACGCCGATCGCATCACGCTCGATGACCGACAAAAAGCGCTGCTGGCCGAGATCGGCAAAGCCCACAACGACCTCAACGATACCGTAAGCCCGATCGTTTACGGGGTCACCTCCCTCAATCAATTGCTGGCCAAGCGCGCCATGCGCCAACAAGTGGCGATCATTCGAGAGGTGGAAGAGTCGCATTTACAGCAGATTTTGGCCGCTGTCGAACTGCATCGAGCGATCGGCCGCCATCTCATCGAGAGCCGCGGGCCGAGTCAAGGTGACGCCTTTTCAGGGCGGCCGTCGAGCGGGTCGATACGTGAAACCTTCGACCGCTTGGAACTGCTTCAAGGCGCTGACCAAGATCAGGACTTTAGGGGACTAGCCGCGGCGGCCAAACTATTTTTCGAGCAGCAACCACCGTTTCCCGAGCGCGAAAAGCGGACGGGGGAGTTTGAAAGCGCGCTCGGGCGTTACCTGGAATCAGCGCGACCCGATCTGAGCCAGCATCTCCGATCCACCCTGGATCGGATGCAGACGGTGATGGTGAGCTTGATCGAGCATATCCTCCGCGATCTGGGTTACGCGCTCGATATCCGCAGCGAAGGTAATTTGTTGTTCGCCGTGCTGGCGACGGCGACCGAAGCCAATGATGCCAACAATTTGATGCAATTGCAGGATCGTTTCAAGCGTTCCCGTGAGAGTTTTCGAATCGCCGCCGAAATCTTTCGGAGCAGCGAGCTGGCGGGCCGCAACCCGGTTCTCGCCGATAATGTCGCCGCTGTTGAAAAACGGGTGAGCGGATTTGGTGAAGGGGAACAGGGGGTTTTTGCGACCCGGCAGGCGGTCTTGAATTTGAAGGAGCAGATCCAACGGCTGTTGACGGACAGCCGGCGCATCGCCAAGGCGGTGACCGATCAAATCGATACCTTGGTCAGTCGGGTGCAAGCGGAGACCGAGGGGTTGCAAGCGGCGCTCGTCACCCGCCAGCAAGCGCAGCGTTGGGCGCTGATCTGGGTTTGCGGCGGCGGTTTATTACTGGCGGGGCTGATCGCTTATTGGACCGGACGGGTGCTCGACCGCCACGAGAGCGAACTGCATACCGCCAGAGAGCTGGCGGACCGGGCCAGTCAGATCAAATCCATGTTTTTGGCGAACATGAGTCATGAAATTCGAACGCCCATGAACGGGGTGCTCGGTATGCTCAATCTCTTGCAAAGAACGCCGCTGGACGCCGGACAGCACCGCTATCTGAAGACGGCCCAGAGTTCGGCCAAGAACCTGCTGGGCGTCATCAACGATATTTTGGATGTGTCCAAACTGGAGTCGGGTCGGTTGAGCCTGGAGCGAATCGAGTTTGATTTACAGCAACACCTGGAGGATGTGACGGGGCTGCTCGCCGGAGAGGCCCAGCACAAGGGGTTGGAGTTGGTGTGCGTGATCGCCGCCGGGACGCCGCGCCATGTCTGCGGCGATCCGATCCGGCTGCATCAAGTGTTGGCTAATTTGTTGGGTAACGCCCTTAAATTTACCGAGTGGGGCGAAGTCGTGTTGTGGGTCGAACCCGCCGGAGAAGCAGGATTGTGTTTCAGGGTGCGGGATACCGGCATCGGTATGACGGCGGCGCAGCAGGCTCATATTTTCGATCCATTCGTTCAAGCCGATGGCAGCACCACCCGCAAGTACGGCGGCACCGGGCTAGGTCTGACCATTTCCCGACAGCTGGTCGCCTTGATGGACAGCACCTTGACCGTGCAAAGCGCTCCCGAGCAGGGTTCGGAATTTTCGTTTGTCGTGAAGCTGGAGACCGCCTCGACCGCTCGGTCCAAACTCGAACCGCCGCCGTGGTCGGACCGGCGCGTGTTGGTGGTGGATGATAGCGCCGCCACCTGTCAAGCGCTGTCGGAAACCTTGCAAGCGTGGGGAATGCGGCCGACAGTGGCGCAAGATGGCGTCACTGCTTGGCGCGAACTGCGCCAGGGGTTGACGGCGGGGCAGCCGTATCAGCTGGTGCTGTTGGATCGGCGGATGCCGGTGATGGACGGTCTGGCGCTGGCGCGGGCCATTCGCGCCGAGCCGGTATTGCAGGCGGTGCAATTGATCGTGCTGGGTGAGGAGGAGGCGTTGGAACCGCAAGTGACCATCGACGGATGGTTGTCCAAACCGGTGCGCCGTTTGGAATTACACGATCTGCTGGCCCGGTTGTCGGGCGTCGAGCCGGAAGAGGACTCGGCGGGGTCTATCCCGGCGACTGAAGCATCCAGCAGCGTCGACAGCGAGCGTCCACTCCGAGGCAAAGGGGTTTTGCTGGTCGAGGATAACGTGGTCAATCAGTTGATCGGGAAAGAAATTCTGTTGCAGATGGGTTTGAAGGTCGATGTGGCCGAGAACGGTCGAAAAGCCTTGCAGGCTTTGGAAGATAAAGCCTACGATCTCGTGCTGATGGATTGCCAGATGCCGGAGATGGATGGCTATGAAGCGACCCGGATGATTCGACAATGGGAACAGGCCGAGCAGCGAACGCGACTGCCGATCATCGCCTTGACCGCTCACGCCATGCCCGGCGACCGCGAGAAATGTTTGGAAACAGGAATGGATGATTATCTGATAAAACCGTTTCAGCTCGAAGAGATCAAGCGGCTGCTGAAACGCTGGCTGGCAACCCGCTAG
- a CDS encoding extracellular solute-binding protein: MGNLVAIRSRNAAARLHAKPRTWLARLGVVCCSLVVSLCSIASEQQAPEQRFAGIEITVGVQNVSAIGEPARDHARTWEQRTGGKVRIVPTPFGKLFDEFTASLTAEQPVYDVLFYAPAWAGDFFPYLAEVPAALLHNDTFDDIHPTYRERLMSWNGKWIAMTVDGDLFQGYYRKDLFEDPNHRKAFRERYGRDLAPPDTWDDYRDIASFFTGHQATDGATLYGAAEPFARDGQQFWDVFSRAAAYTNAPGFRGAQFFDPDTMRAQINNPGWMRAMQDYIDILKYCPPEARNHGIVESRQAFLSGRAAMSLDWGDTGPLASDPARSRLVGKVGYFVLPGSREVWNGQTWRWERSERPYKAPFLAFGGWVAGVPKNSRHQEAAWDYIQWFSNPENSLHDVVTSSSGVNPYRLTHFTNIDAWTQVFSRTSAAEYLEVLRASLDSPQVALDLRIPGFSRYTKALEQELSRALDGAASVKEALDKVAADWELITDQIGRDQQLALYRASMGLPPAPNRPRPRAIADQRKVTIGFSQATTTEPWRLLFNKELREEATHHPQVELVVKDAMDKAEQQIADLEALIAQPVDAILVSPKVTEELTPVISKAFNADIPVFVLDRAVANDRYTQFIGGDNVEIGRAVGRYAVTLLGGSGQARGKIVEIWGGMGTKASHDRHDGFYEIVRQEPGIQIVNPPQDGDWKQDRAYDIMVDVLDKQPAIDLVYAHNDPMAYGAYQAAKDTRREKGIAFLGVDGIPTEGVKWVHEGILTATFLYKTPGDEGIRQALRFLQGHDVPKRVTLPTQTIDRSNAEAILRANKLL, from the coding sequence ATGGGCAATCTAGTCGCCATTCGTTCTCGAAACGCTGCCGCCCGCCTCCATGCCAAACCACGAACGTGGCTGGCTCGACTGGGGGTTGTTTGCTGCTCTCTAGTAGTCAGTCTGTGTTCGATTGCGAGCGAGCAACAAGCGCCCGAGCAACGTTTTGCCGGGATTGAGATCACGGTTGGCGTACAAAACGTTTCGGCCATCGGCGAACCGGCGAGGGACCATGCTCGAACGTGGGAGCAACGCACTGGCGGCAAGGTGCGGATCGTCCCGACGCCGTTTGGAAAATTGTTCGATGAATTCACGGCCTCCCTGACCGCCGAGCAGCCCGTCTACGATGTGCTGTTTTATGCGCCGGCCTGGGCGGGCGATTTCTTTCCTTATCTCGCGGAAGTACCGGCCGCTCTGCTTCACAACGACACCTTCGACGATATCCATCCCACTTACCGGGAACGCTTGATGAGTTGGAACGGCAAATGGATCGCCATGACCGTCGATGGCGACTTGTTCCAAGGCTACTATCGCAAGGATTTGTTCGAAGACCCAAACCATCGCAAGGCGTTTCGCGAACGTTACGGCCGGGATTTAGCCCCTCCCGATACCTGGGATGATTATCGGGATATCGCTAGCTTTTTCACCGGTCATCAGGCGACCGACGGGGCCACGCTCTATGGCGCGGCGGAGCCGTTCGCCCGCGACGGCCAGCAGTTTTGGGACGTATTCAGCCGGGCCGCCGCCTATACTAACGCTCCTGGCTTTCGGGGCGCGCAATTTTTCGATCCCGACACCATGCGAGCCCAAATCAATAATCCGGGCTGGATGCGAGCGATGCAGGATTATATCGATATCCTGAAATATTGCCCGCCGGAAGCCAGGAACCATGGGATCGTCGAGTCGCGTCAAGCTTTCCTGAGCGGTCGGGCGGCGATGAGCCTGGATTGGGGTGATACCGGTCCGCTGGCCAGCGATCCGGCCCGCTCCCGCCTCGTCGGGAAGGTAGGCTACTTCGTGTTGCCAGGCAGCCGCGAGGTTTGGAACGGCCAAACCTGGCGGTGGGAGCGCTCGGAGCGTCCCTATAAGGCGCCGTTTCTGGCGTTCGGAGGTTGGGTGGCGGGCGTCCCCAAAAACAGCCGCCATCAGGAGGCTGCTTGGGACTATATTCAATGGTTTTCCAATCCGGAAAACAGCTTGCATGATGTGGTCACCAGCAGCTCCGGCGTCAACCCTTATCGACTGACGCACTTCACCAATATCGATGCCTGGACCCAAGTTTTTTCGCGGACCTCGGCGGCGGAGTATCTGGAGGTGCTGCGCGCTAGCCTGGATTCACCTCAGGTGGCGCTGGATCTGCGTATTCCAGGATTTTCCCGCTATACCAAAGCCTTGGAACAGGAGTTATCCCGAGCGCTGGACGGCGCGGCGTCGGTCAAGGAGGCGCTGGATAAAGTCGCGGCCGATTGGGAACTCATTACCGATCAAATAGGGCGCGACCAACAATTGGCGCTGTATCGCGCGTCGATGGGGCTGCCGCCCGCGCCGAACCGCCCGCGCCCCCGCGCCATCGCCGACCAGCGCAAGGTGACCATCGGTTTTTCTCAGGCGACCACCACCGAACCGTGGCGGTTGCTTTTCAACAAAGAGTTGCGAGAAGAAGCGACCCACCATCCTCAGGTCGAATTGGTGGTGAAGGATGCCATGGATAAGGCCGAGCAGCAGATCGCCGACCTGGAGGCGCTCATCGCTCAACCGGTCGATGCCATTCTGGTCTCGCCCAAGGTCACGGAAGAGCTGACGCCGGTGATCAGCAAGGCGTTCAATGCGGATATACCGGTTTTCGTGCTGGATCGCGCTGTCGCCAACGACCGTTACACGCAATTCATCGGGGGCGACAACGTCGAGATCGGCCGCGCCGTCGGCCGTTACGCGGTCACGTTACTCGGCGGGTCCGGGCAAGCGCGCGGCAAAATCGTGGAAATCTGGGGCGGCATGGGGACCAAGGCGTCGCACGACCGCCACGACGGATTTTACGAAATCGTCCGCCAAGAGCCGGGAATCCAGATCGTGAACCCTCCCCAGGACGGCGATTGGAAACAGGATCGGGCCTACGACATCATGGTCGATGTGCTCGACAAGCAACCCGCCATCGATCTGGTCTACGCCCACAACGACCCGATGGCGTACGGCGCTTATCAGGCAGCCAAGGATACGCGGCGCGAAAAGGGCATCGCCTTTCTAGGGGTCGACGGCATTCCGACCGAAGGGGTCAAATGGGTGCATGAGGGCATTCTCACCGCCACCTTTTTGTACAAAACGCCGGGCGATGAAGGGATCCGGCAAGCATTGCGGTTTCTACAAGGCCACGATGTTCCCAAACGGGTGACGCTGCCGACGCAGACCATCGACCGCTCCAACGCTGAAGCGATTTTGCGCGCCAATAAGTTGCTGTGA
- a CDS encoding alpha/beta fold hydrolase yields MAKLHYIESGKGEPLVLLHSGGMSGEEWQPQMPLFARHFRVIAPDHLGHGGSPMVAERLAVADMGRAVLELLDELWLPQAHLVGSSLGGAVALWLTLYHPQRVRKLVLYRVGYRKDRKTFSGTRNMANPDYWRDVGMNKWLSDIHKPQGGADAWQDVIGRVSEALDPATTDHAYELELLENIFQPTLLVVGDRDPVAPLEQILEMFGAIPNCGLWVMPYTTHVTATGTWRARGFALEVTKFLQRRER; encoded by the coding sequence ATGGCCAAACTGCATTACATCGAGAGCGGTAAGGGCGAACCGCTGGTTCTACTGCACAGCGGCGGGATGAGCGGAGAGGAGTGGCAGCCGCAAATGCCTTTGTTCGCCCGTCATTTCCGGGTGATCGCGCCCGATCATCTCGGCCACGGCGGCAGCCCGATGGTGGCCGAACGGCTGGCGGTCGCCGACATGGGCCGCGCCGTGCTGGAACTGCTGGATGAGCTGTGGTTACCGCAGGCGCATCTGGTAGGCTCCTCTCTGGGCGGAGCGGTAGCGCTGTGGCTGACCCTCTATCACCCGCAGCGAGTCCGCAAGCTGGTGCTGTATCGGGTCGGCTACCGCAAGGATCGGAAAACGTTCTCCGGCACCCGCAACATGGCGAATCCCGATTATTGGCGTGATGTCGGCATGAACAAATGGTTGAGCGACATCCATAAGCCACAAGGGGGGGCGGATGCCTGGCAGGACGTGATCGGTCGCGTGTCCGAAGCGCTGGACCCGGCGACCACCGATCACGCCTACGAGCTGGAACTGCTGGAAAACATCTTTCAGCCGACCTTGCTGGTGGTCGGCGACCGCGATCCGGTGGCGCCGCTGGAGCAGATTCTGGAAATGTTTGGCGCGATCCCCAATTGCGGGCTGTGGGTGATGCCTTACACCACGCACGTTACGGCGACTGGTACTTGGCGGGCCAGAGGCTTCGCCTTGGAGGTGACGAAATTCCTGCAACGGCGGGAACGCTGA
- a CDS encoding DMT family transporter: MLDPRRAWHPSPYLLLVLTTLFWSGNFVLGRAVHTVFTPFTLSFWRWAVALVILLPFVGSSLREQGPLLRRNWPILLLLSVLGVVNFNTFVYIGLQETTATNALIVLSITPVLIVGFSFVLLRQTVTIWQTSGILISLIGVSVIVGRGDLNALLARQVNHGDLWVLAAVLSWALYSVCLRWRPAELKPLNFQAATMVFGTLILGPLYAWDLSRGRTVALNAATVGTVLYLALLPSILAYIFWNRAVAELGANRTGQFLHLMPAFGAVLSMIFLGERLYAFHAAGIALIGSGIWLATMLGRSKAP; this comes from the coding sequence ATGCTCGACCCGCGACGCGCTTGGCATCCCTCGCCGTATCTGCTGCTGGTGCTGACCACGCTGTTCTGGTCTGGCAATTTTGTGCTGGGCCGGGCGGTACATACCGTGTTTACCCCGTTCACGCTGTCGTTTTGGCGCTGGGCGGTGGCCTTGGTGATCCTATTGCCGTTTGTTGGGTCTTCGTTGCGCGAGCAGGGGCCGCTACTGCGCCGGAATTGGCCCATCCTGCTGCTGCTCAGCGTGCTCGGCGTGGTCAATTTCAACACGTTCGTCTACATCGGCCTCCAGGAAACCACCGCCACCAACGCCTTGATCGTGTTGTCGATAACGCCGGTGTTGATCGTGGGATTTTCGTTTGTGCTGCTGCGCCAAACCGTTACGATCTGGCAAACGTCGGGAATCCTGATTTCGCTGATCGGGGTGTCGGTGATCGTCGGGCGGGGCGATCTCAACGCCTTATTGGCGCGTCAGGTCAATCACGGTGACCTATGGGTGCTGGCGGCGGTGTTGAGTTGGGCGCTGTATTCGGTCTGCTTGCGCTGGCGGCCCGCCGAACTCAAGCCGCTGAATTTTCAGGCCGCGACCATGGTGTTCGGCACGCTCATTCTCGGGCCGCTCTACGCTTGGGATCTGTCGCGGGGTCGCACCGTCGCCCTCAACGCCGCGACCGTGGGGACCGTTCTCTATCTCGCGCTGTTGCCCTCGATCCTCGCGTATATCTTCTGGAATCGGGCCGTGGCGGAGCTGGGGGCCAACCGCACCGGCCAGTTTCTGCACCTGATGCCGGCCTTCGGCGCCGTGTTATCCATGATCTTTCTGGGAGAACGGCTCTATGCGTTTCACGCCGCCGGGATCGCGCTGATCGGCTCGGGTATCTGGCTAGCCACTATGCTGGGGCGCTCGAAAGCACCTTAA
- a CDS encoding nitrate- and nitrite sensing domain-containing protein translates to MSLFEKVKKYRLSIMLLVPLLFMLAFATTVVIDKWRLTREIAAVQELTGVSVKVSHLVHELQKERGMSAGLLGSKGAQFGSELREQRASTDQRIVELKQSLQTVAIEKFGGEFNTALKAVLEPLDQLENLRKAIGALAIEPKKAIDYYSNLNADFLNLIAHIVKGTSNSEIAIAATAYLAFLQSKEKAGIERAVLNNTFARHGFAAGMFNQFSGIVAVQDAYLGLFRSLADADQKAFYQTIMVGPFIDEAARLRQIAFDKATGEIEGVEARHWFAMQTGKIDLLKKVEDRLAADLMVRAEQLRNQARLALLLALALVVIALLFAFVSIRAIKRPLDQVVQVADQIAGGDLASTFENRFHDEIGQLLRAMQTMQGSLRKTVGEVFTATDTVSAAAAEIRQGNADLSQRTEEQAAALEKTASSMEELSGTAQNSAEHAGQANRLAAAARAQTEQGGQVVAQAIAAMRSIDASSRRIADIIGLIDEIAFQTNLLALNAAVEAARAGEQGRGFTVVAGEVRKLAQRSADAAREIKGLIQDSTGKVREGRKLVDASGKTLQEILASVKEVSGLVAEIATTSQEQAGGIDQVNRAILQLDQVTQQNAALVEQTAAASQSMDEQAAKLRQLMGFFKLESLGR, encoded by the coding sequence ATGTCCTTGTTTGAAAAAGTAAAAAAATACCGTCTTTCGATCATGCTGCTGGTGCCGCTGCTGTTTATGCTGGCTTTTGCGACAACGGTGGTCATCGATAAATGGCGGCTGACCCGAGAAATAGCCGCCGTTCAGGAGTTAACGGGAGTTTCCGTTAAGGTCAGCCACTTAGTGCACGAGCTGCAAAAAGAACGCGGCATGTCAGCCGGCCTGCTGGGGAGTAAAGGAGCGCAGTTCGGCAGCGAACTACGGGAGCAGCGCGCCAGTACTGACCAGCGAATAGTAGAACTCAAACAGTCCCTGCAAACCGTCGCTATCGAGAAATTTGGCGGTGAATTTAACACGGCGTTAAAGGCCGTTTTGGAGCCGCTCGATCAACTCGAAAACCTGCGCAAGGCGATCGGCGCGCTGGCAATAGAACCGAAAAAAGCCATCGATTACTATTCAAACCTGAATGCCGATTTCCTGAATCTGATCGCTCATATCGTCAAAGGAACCAGCAACAGCGAAATCGCCATCGCGGCGACCGCTTATTTGGCCTTCCTACAAAGCAAGGAAAAAGCTGGCATCGAGCGGGCCGTTCTCAACAACACCTTTGCGCGTCACGGCTTCGCCGCGGGGATGTTCAACCAATTCAGCGGCATCGTCGCCGTTCAGGACGCTTATCTGGGACTGTTCCGGTCGCTGGCGGACGCCGATCAGAAAGCGTTTTACCAAACGATCATGGTCGGTCCGTTCATCGATGAGGCCGCCCGGCTCCGCCAAATCGCCTTCGATAAGGCAACGGGCGAGATCGAGGGGGTTGAGGCCCGCCACTGGTTTGCGATGCAAACCGGCAAGATCGACCTGTTGAAGAAGGTGGAAGATCGGCTGGCCGCCGATCTGATGGTTCGGGCCGAACAGTTGCGCAATCAAGCCAGGCTCGCTCTGCTGCTGGCGCTTGCTTTGGTGGTGATCGCCTTGTTATTCGCGTTCGTTTCGATAAGAGCGATCAAGCGGCCGCTCGACCAAGTAGTCCAGGTCGCCGATCAAATTGCGGGCGGCGATTTGGCCAGCACCTTTGAAAATCGGTTTCACGATGAAATCGGTCAATTGCTGCGCGCCATGCAAACCATGCAAGGGAGCTTGCGAAAAACGGTCGGTGAGGTCTTTACCGCAACTGATACGGTCAGTGCGGCGGCAGCCGAAATCAGGCAAGGGAACGCCGATCTGAGCCAGCGTACCGAAGAACAGGCAGCGGCTTTGGAAAAAACGGCGTCGAGCATGGAAGAGCTGAGCGGTACGGCTCAGAACAGCGCCGAGCACGCCGGACAGGCTAACCGGCTGGCGGCGGCGGCGCGGGCTCAAACCGAGCAAGGCGGTCAAGTGGTGGCACAGGCGATTGCCGCCATGCGTTCGATCGACGCCAGCAGTCGCCGGATCGCCGACATCATCGGCTTGATCGATGAGATCGCCTTCCAGACCAATCTGCTGGCGCTGAACGCCGCCGTCGAAGCGGCCCGCGCCGGAGAACAAGGCCGGGGCTTTACGGTGGTGGCGGGCGAGGTGAGGAAACTCGCTCAGCGCAGCGCTGATGCGGCCCGAGAAATCAAGGGGTTGATCCAGGACAGCACGGGGAAAGTGCGGGAGGGCAGGAAACTGGTCGATGCGTCCGGTAAAACCCTGCAAGAGATTTTGGCATCGGTCAAGGAAGTCAGCGGCCTTGTCGCCGAAATCGCGACGACCAGCCAAGAGCAGGCCGGCGGCATCGATCAAGTCAACCGAGCGATCTTGCAATTGGATCAAGTCACCCAGCAGAACGCGGCGCTGGTGGAACAAACGGCGGCCGCCAGCCAGTCGATGGACGAGCAAGCGGCCAAGCTGCGCCAGTTGATGGGCTTTTTCAAGCTCGAATCGCTCGGGCGCTAG
- a CDS encoding MBL fold metallo-hydrolase has protein sequence MSKPITITREIFQVGGYGLTAPEDAAIYLIHFDGHAALVDAGTGRGQAQLLDQIKKTGVRPEHIDFLLLTHCHYDHTGGAFGLREKLGCPVIAHQLDADFLERGDHEVTAASWYGVKLQPCPVDRRLSEARQHLPLGERAITALHIPGHSPGSLAFLVESERQTVLFAQDVHGPLDARLLSNRADYLASLNQMLALEADILCEGHYGIFRGKEAVADFIRSFLDTGP, from the coding sequence ATGTCGAAACCCATCACGATCACCCGCGAAATTTTTCAGGTGGGCGGTTACGGTCTGACCGCTCCTGAAGACGCCGCCATCTACCTGATCCATTTCGACGGTCACGCCGCGCTGGTCGATGCCGGCACCGGACGCGGTCAGGCGCAATTGCTCGACCAGATCAAAAAAACCGGAGTGCGGCCCGAGCACATCGATTTTCTATTGCTGACACACTGTCATTACGATCACACGGGGGGCGCGTTCGGCTTGCGCGAGAAACTGGGTTGTCCGGTCATCGCCCACCAACTGGATGCGGATTTTCTGGAGCGCGGCGACCACGAGGTGACCGCGGCCAGCTGGTATGGCGTCAAGCTTCAGCCATGTCCGGTGGACCGTCGCTTGAGCGAAGCACGGCAACATTTGCCGTTGGGCGAGCGCGCCATCACCGCTTTGCACATCCCCGGCCATTCCCCAGGTTCGCTGGCCTTTCTGGTCGAGTCAGAACGCCAAACCGTGCTGTTCGCCCAAGATGTCCATGGCCCCTTGGACGCTCGGCTGCTTTCGAACCGAGCTGATTATCTCGCTTCGTTGAACCAGATGCTGGCCCTGGAAGCCGATATTCTTTGCGAAGGACATTACGGGATCTTTCGCGGCAAAGAGGCGGTTGCGGATTTTATCCGTTCGTTTCTCGATACCGGCCCTTGA